Proteins encoded by one window of Catharus ustulatus isolate bCatUst1 chromosome Z, bCatUst1.pri.v2, whole genome shotgun sequence:
- the LOC117010738 gene encoding netrin receptor DCC-like — translation MMIPLPWICLLLCCSLENSRISASALPPFTSIRFLRAPSPSITAPGSDVVLDCSVHVDGTESTPKILWRKDWEFLDVEKDERRKQIENGSLWIRNVPQRRHRGGHDGVYRCWVGLEGLGAVGSSGASVANPGKD, via the exons atgaTGATTCCCCTTCCCTGGAtttgcctcctgctctgctgctccctggaaaattccagaatttctg cctCAGCCCTCCCCCCCTTCACCAGCATCCGCTTCCTCCGCGCTCCCTCCCCCTCCATAACCGCGCCCGGCTCCGACGTCGTCCTCGACTGCTCTGTGCACGTGGATGGAACAGAATcaacacccaaaatcctctGGAGGAAagattgggaattcctggatgtggAAAAGGATGAGAGGAGGAAACAAATCGAGAATGGGTCGCTGTGGATCCGGAACGTTCCGCAGCGGCGGCACCGCGGAGGCCATGATGGCGTTTATCGCTGCTgggtggggctggaggggctgggagccgTGGGGAGCAGCGGGGCCAGCGTGGCAAATCCAGGTaaagattaa